The following are from one region of the Paracoccus sp. S3-43 genome:
- a CDS encoding SURF1 family protein: MTARRRPVAVLVAAGIVFLLLMGLGLWQIQRLAWKTDLIARVDARVAAAPVAAPGPAEWDALTEENAEYRRVTVAGDYLPDSDVLVQAVTERGAGFWVMTPLQTEGGWPVLVNRGFVAADRRDDRPLPAGVRAVTGLLRMSQPGGAFLRANDPQAGRWYSRDTQAIAATLGLTDAAPYFIDADRVGEGQPVGGMTVIAFRNPHLTYALTWFAMAALLAVLTLRALRR; the protein is encoded by the coding sequence GTGACCGCCCGCCGCCGTCCCGTCGCGGTCCTGGTCGCGGCGGGGATCGTCTTTCTGCTGCTGATGGGGCTTGGCCTCTGGCAGATCCAGCGGCTGGCCTGGAAGACCGACCTGATCGCCCGCGTCGATGCGCGGGTGGCGGCGGCCCCGGTGGCCGCGCCCGGTCCGGCCGAATGGGACGCGCTGACCGAGGAGAACGCCGAATACCGCCGCGTCACGGTGGCGGGGGACTATCTTCCAGACAGCGACGTTCTGGTGCAGGCGGTGACGGAGCGCGGGGCGGGGTTCTGGGTGATGACGCCGCTGCAGACCGAAGGCGGCTGGCCGGTTCTGGTCAACCGGGGCTTCGTCGCCGCCGACCGCCGCGACGACCGGCCGCTTCCTGCGGGCGTGCGGGCCGTGACCGGGCTTCTGCGCATGTCCCAGCCCGGCGGCGCCTTCCTGCGCGCCAACGATCCGCAGGCGGGCCGCTGGTATTCCCGCGACACCCAGGCCATCGCCGCCACGCTGGGCCTGACCGATGCCGCGCCCTATTTCATCGACGCCGACCGGGTGGGCGAGGGCCAGCCCGTCGGCGGCATGACGGTCATCGCCTTTCGCAATCCGCATCTGACCTATGCGCTGACCTGGTTCGCGATGGCCGCCTTGCTTGCGGTGCTGACGCTGCGCGCCCTGCGCCGCTGA
- the cyoD gene encoding cytochrome o ubiquinol oxidase subunit IV: MPSIEAQGDKHRATRHGERHGDHHDDGHDHGSVRSYLTGFVLSAILTAIPFAVVMGGGFESRLLTAAVVVGLAFVQIVVHMVYFLHMNGRSDEGWTMMALIFTVVILVIVLAGSLWVMYHMNVNMMPQMDHEASGLGS, from the coding sequence ATGCCTTCGATTGAAGCCCAGGGCGACAAGCACCGCGCCACCCGCCACGGCGAACGGCATGGCGATCACCACGACGACGGCCACGACCACGGCAGCGTCCGGTCCTATCTGACCGGCTTCGTCCTGTCGGCGATCCTGACCGCGATCCCCTTTGCCGTGGTCATGGGCGGGGGGTTCGAAAGCCGGTTGCTGACCGCCGCCGTGGTGGTCGGGCTGGCCTTCGTGCAGATCGTCGTCCACATGGTCTATTTCCTGCACATGAACGGGCGCAGCGACGAGGGCTGGACGATGATGGCGCTGATCTTCACGGTCGTCATCCTGGTCATCGTGCTGGCCGGGTCGCTGTGGGTCATGTATCACATGAACGTCAACATGATGCCGCAGATGGATCACGAGGCGTCGGGCCTGGGGTCGTGA
- the cyoC gene encoding cytochrome o ubiquinol oxidase subunit III, with protein MSTVSQQPPGEFWEVEPHHHHEGASTGIGFWVYLMSDCLMFAVLFAVFGVLGGSYAAGPGPKDLFDLELVALNTAFLLLSSITYGFAMLAMVKGHKGGTLGWLGVTLVFGLAFLGIEIYEFRHLIHLGAGPQRSAFLSAFFTLVGTHGLHVTFGCLWLVTLMIQVGQRGLTLANRRRLSCLSMFWHFLDVIWIGVFTFVYLLGMI; from the coding sequence ATGAGCACCGTTTCCCAACAGCCCCCCGGCGAGTTCTGGGAGGTCGAGCCGCATCACCATCACGAGGGCGCGTCCACCGGCATCGGCTTCTGGGTCTATCTGATGAGCGACTGCCTGATGTTCGCGGTCCTCTTCGCGGTCTTCGGGGTGCTGGGCGGCAGCTATGCCGCCGGTCCGGGGCCGAAGGATCTGTTCGACCTGGAACTGGTGGCGCTGAACACCGCCTTCCTGCTGCTGTCCTCGATCACCTACGGCTTCGCGATGCTGGCCATGGTCAAGGGCCACAAGGGCGGCACGCTGGGCTGGCTGGGGGTGACGCTGGTCTTCGGCCTGGCCTTCCTGGGGATCGAGATCTACGAGTTCCGCCACCTGATCCACCTGGGCGCCGGGCCGCAGCGGTCGGCCTTCCTGTCGGCCTTCTTCACGCTGGTCGGCACCCACGGGCTGCATGTCACCTTCGGCTGCCTGTGGCTGGTCACGCTGATGATCCAGGTCGGCCAGCGGGGCTTGACCCTTGCCAACCGCCGGCGCCTGTCCTGCCTGTCGATGTTCTGGCATTTCCTGGACGTGATCTGGATCGGCGTCTTCACCTTCGTCTATCTGCTGGGGATGATCTGA
- the cyoB gene encoding cytochrome o ubiquinol oxidase subunit I, which yields MAVPSHIETTFLLGRLDWHAIPADPIIWATGVVVAIGGVAMLWLLHKHRLWSYLWHEWFTSVDHKKIGIMYIVLALVMFVRGFADAIMMRLQQVLAFNGSEGYLNAHHYDQIFSAHGVIMIFFVAMPFVTGLMNFVVPLQIGARDVSFPFLNNFSFWMTVGGAVLTMMSLFLGEFAQTGWLAFPPLSGLGASPYVGVDYYIWGLQVAGVGTTLSGINLLVTIVKMRAPGMTMMRMPIFTWTSLCTNILIVASFPVLTATLVLLTLDRYVGTNFFTNDLGGNAMMYINLIWIWGHPEVYILILPLFGVYSEVVATFTGKRLFGYTSMVYATVCITILSYLVWLHHFFTMGSGASVNSFFGITTMIISVPTGAKIFNWLFTMYRSRIRFELPMMWTIAFMLTFVIGGMTGVLLAVPPADFVLHNSLFLVAHFHNVIIGGVLFGLFAAVYYWWPKAFGFRLDPFWGKVSFWFWVVGFWVAFAPLYILGLMGVTRRVRVFDDPSLQIWFAIAAFGAVLIAIGIAAMFIQFGVSIARRDQLRDQTGDPWDGRTLEWATSSPPPAYNFAFTPVSHGLDTWWDMKRFGKTRPRAAYVPIHMPRNTGAGVVIAGLATICGFALVWYIWWLAALSFAGVVIAAIVHSFNYGRDYHIPAAEVRATEDARDRHLASVGA from the coding sequence ATGGCAGTTCCCTCGCATATCGAAACCACCTTCCTGCTGGGCCGGCTGGACTGGCACGCGATCCCCGCCGATCCGATCATCTGGGCGACCGGCGTCGTGGTGGCCATCGGCGGCGTGGCGATGCTGTGGCTGCTGCACAAGCATCGGCTGTGGTCGTATCTGTGGCACGAATGGTTCACATCGGTCGATCACAAGAAGATCGGCATCATGTATATCGTGCTGGCGCTGGTGATGTTCGTGCGCGGCTTTGCCGACGCGATCATGATGCGCCTGCAACAGGTGCTGGCCTTCAACGGATCCGAGGGCTATCTGAACGCCCATCACTACGACCAGATCTTCTCGGCCCATGGGGTCATCATGATCTTCTTCGTGGCGATGCCCTTCGTGACCGGGCTGATGAACTTCGTCGTGCCCTTGCAGATCGGCGCGCGGGACGTGTCGTTCCCGTTCCTGAACAATTTCAGCTTCTGGATGACGGTCGGCGGCGCGGTGCTGACGATGATGTCGCTGTTCCTGGGCGAATTCGCGCAGACCGGCTGGCTGGCCTTCCCGCCCCTGTCGGGCCTGGGGGCCAGCCCCTATGTGGGCGTGGATTACTACATCTGGGGCCTTCAGGTCGCGGGGGTGGGGACCACGCTGTCGGGCATCAACCTGCTGGTGACGATCGTCAAGATGCGCGCGCCCGGCATGACCATGATGCGGATGCCGATCTTCACCTGGACCTCGCTGTGCACGAACATCCTGATCGTGGCCTCCTTCCCGGTGCTGACGGCGACGCTGGTCCTGCTGACGCTGGACCGATACGTGGGCACCAACTTCTTCACCAACGATCTTGGCGGCAACGCCATGATGTATATCAACCTGATCTGGATCTGGGGCCACCCCGAGGTCTATATCCTGATCCTGCCCCTGTTCGGCGTCTATTCCGAGGTGGTGGCGACATTCACCGGCAAGCGGCTGTTCGGCTATACCTCGATGGTCTATGCGACGGTCTGCATCACCATCCTGTCCTATCTGGTCTGGCTGCACCATTTCTTCACGATGGGGTCCGGGGCGTCCGTGAACTCATTCTTCGGGATCACCACGATGATCATCTCGGTCCCCACGGGGGCCAAGATCTTCAACTGGCTGTTCACCATGTATCGCAGCCGCATCCGGTTCGAACTGCCGATGATGTGGACCATCGCCTTCATGCTGACTTTCGTGATCGGCGGCATGACGGGGGTGCTGCTGGCCGTTCCGCCCGCCGATTTCGTGCTGCACAACTCGCTGTTCCTGGTGGCGCATTTCCACAACGTCATCATCGGCGGCGTGCTGTTCGGCCTGTTCGCGGCGGTTTATTACTGGTGGCCCAAGGCCTTCGGCTTCCGGCTGGATCCGTTCTGGGGCAAGGTCAGCTTCTGGTTCTGGGTGGTGGGCTTCTGGGTCGCCTTCGCGCCGCTGTATATCCTGGGCCTGATGGGCGTGACGCGCCGGGTGCGGGTCTTCGACGATCCCAGCCTGCAAATCTGGTTCGCCATTGCGGCCTTCGGCGCGGTGCTGATCGCCATCGGCATCGCGGCGATGTTCATCCAGTTCGGCGTGTCCATCGCCCGGCGCGACCAGTTGCGGGATCAGACCGGCGATCCCTGGGACGGGCGCACGCTGGAATGGGCGACATCCTCGCCGCCGCCCGCATACAACTTCGCCTTCACCCCGGTCAGCCACGGGCTGGATACCTGGTGGGACATGAAGCGGTTCGGCAAGACCCGGCCGCGCGCCGCCTATGTGCCGATCCACATGCCCAGGAATACCGGCGCGGGCGTCGTCATCGCGGGCCTTGCCACCATCTGCGGCTTCGCGCTGGTCTGGTATATCTGGTGGCTGGCGGCGCTGTCCTTCGCGGGGGTGGTGATCGCGGCCATCGTCCATAGCTTCAACTATGGCCGCGACTACCACATCCCGGCCGCCGAGGTCCGCGCGACCGAGGACGCCCGCGACCGCCACCTTGCAAGCGTGGGGGCCTGA